Proteins from one Camelina sativa cultivar DH55 chromosome 8, Cs, whole genome shotgun sequence genomic window:
- the LOC104708158 gene encoding putative pumilio homolog 21, which yields MSNDNGKNPMPNDRGNDLVFTAFENLNLYGNYNCYNPGEASNNNHPNVNVYNVGHISVDRFNVNAPPFIPTRMIQPGASSSRSTSAKPFFSSQSFVSPGVVKDRSSLSELLDMMTCVERFTEFQKFLQRLDTYPTAERESHLSAIGSLLTKNNWTFLDLAANQYGSQALRTLFKRSPVLDHLLFGAVCMNFFPLMTNRCGRGLIIPAIRAVDKTRKEDLYRLTYEYTLDLARLETGCLALNDVFQEIRGKYRDLIFECVVKNADWLSFDPYGTHVVQNFLTLQNPGATTAIAERLRGSFFRLAKERLGSYVVEKCLNSAFARDKVLEEFRGNDREWVRMANDKFGNFVAQCALKVMKEKQMTSMLGEFLEKLRPYFCKMKTGHGKNTLRVIQEEIEGWSD from the coding sequence ATGTCGAATGATAATGGCAAAAACCCTATGCCCAACGATAGGGGCAACGATCTTGTTTTCACCGCTTTCGAGAATCTTAATCTCTATGGCAACTATAACTGTTACAACCCAGGAGAAGCCAGCAACAACAACCACCCCAACGTCAACGTTTATAACGTTGGTCATATCTCCGTCGATCGTTTCAACGTTAACGCTCCTCCGTTCATTCCGACGAGGATGATCCAACCAGGTGCTTCTTCCTCCAGATCAACCTCCGCCAAAcccttcttttcttctcaaagTTTCGTGAGCCCCGGCGTAGTCAAAGATCGTAGCTCTCTATCAGAACTCTTGGACATGATGACGTGTGTAGAACGTTTCACTGAGTTCCAAAAGTTCCTCCAACGTCTCGATACCTATCCAACGGCTGAGAGGGAGAGCCACTTGTCAGCGATTGGATCATTGTTAACCAAGAACAACTGGACTTTTCTTGATTTGGCGGCGAACCAATACGGCTCACAAGCTTTACGAACCCTCTTTAAACGCAGCCCTGTCTTAGATCATCTCTTATTCGGCGCCGTCTGCATGAACTTCTTCCCGCTCATGACTAATAGGTGCGGTCGTGGCTTGATCATCCCCGCTATACGAGCCGTCGATAAAACCAGGAAGGAGGATCTCTACAGGCTCACGTACGAATACACTCTGGACCTCGCCAGGCTAGAAACCGGATGCCTTGCCCTAAACGATGTGTTTCAAGAGATCAGAGGCAAATACAGAGACCTAATCTTCGAGTGCGTCGTCAAGAACGCGGATTGGTTATCTTTTGACCCCTACGGAACACACGTTGTTCAGAACTTTCTGACACTTCAGAACCCTGGTGCAACAACTGCAATCGCCGAGAGACTTCGTGGAAGTTTCTTCAGGTTGGCGAAGGAGAGACTAGGAAGCTATGTGGTGGAGAAGTGTCTCAACTCGGCTTTTGCGAGAGATAAAGTGTTGGAGGAGTTTAGAGGGAATGATAGAGAATGGGTGAGAATGGCTAATGATAAGTTTGGCAACTTTGTGGCACAGTGTGCGTTGAAGGTGATGAAGGAGAAACAAATGACTTCAATGTTAGGAGAGTTTTTGGAGAAGCTGAGGCCTTACTTTTGCAAGATGAAGACTGGACATGGGAAGAACACATTGAGAgtgattcaagaagaaattgaGGGATGGAGTGATTAG
- the LOC104708159 gene encoding succinate dehydrogenase subunit 3-1, mitochondrial isoform X2 — protein sequence MAATALFRSIRRRDAVSAPLSAYKSLAGNAQPSLGSSYTGHNYASLCRAYGSKPVVSDILGTGLGTNNTSNAIREERESKATETAIVGAQLTRSFRALDVGSSKRLFSTISADIKATHEEPKIKSFRPLSPHLPVYQPQMNSMLSIFNRISGVYLTGVTFAGYLLYLKMGMICLTYPSFYQVLYHTQQQLPIITSVTALAAIYHTIKSTHSLLTH from the exons ATGGCAGCCACGGCTCTTTTCCGATCGATTCGCCGACGCGACGCCGTCTCTGCGCCTCTTTCTGCTTACAAATCt CTTGCTGGCAATGCTCAACCTTCATTGGGTAGTTCATACACTGGTCATAACTATGCAAGTTTGTGTAGAGCTTACGG GTCGAAACCTGTTGTGAGTGACATTCTTGGTACTGGTTTGGGCACTAACAACACTAGCAATGCCAttagagaggagagagag TCAAAAGCTACTGAAACTGCAATCGTTGGAGCTCAATTGACTCGATCTTTCCGAGCTCTTGATGTGGGATCATCGAAACGCTTGTTCTCTACAATCTCAGCGGATATAAAGGCAACACACGAGGAACCGAAAATCAAAAGCTTTCGGCCTTTATCTCCTCACCTTCCCGTTTACCAGCCTCAGATGAACTCCATGTTATCGATCTTCAACAGAATCTCAGGGGTTTACTTAACTGGAGTCACTTTCGCTGGCTACCTTCTCTACCTGAAAATGGGTATGATTTGCCTCACCTACCCAAGTTTCTACCAAGTCCTTTACCATACACAACAGCAACTTCCAATCATCACCTCGGTTACTGCATTAGCTGCGATTTACCATACTATCAAGAGTACTCACTCACTCTTGACCCATTAA
- the LOC104708159 gene encoding succinate dehydrogenase subunit 3-1, mitochondrial isoform X1, with the protein MAATALFRSIRRRDAVSAPLSAYKSLAGNAQPSLGSSYTGHNYASLCRAYGSKPVVSDILGTGLGTNNTSNAIREEREQSKATETAIVGAQLTRSFRALDVGSSKRLFSTISADIKATHEEPKIKSFRPLSPHLPVYQPQMNSMLSIFNRISGVYLTGVTFAGYLLYLKMGMICLTYPSFYQVLYHTQQQLPIITSVTALAAIYHTIKSTHSLLTH; encoded by the exons ATGGCAGCCACGGCTCTTTTCCGATCGATTCGCCGACGCGACGCCGTCTCTGCGCCTCTTTCTGCTTACAAATCt CTTGCTGGCAATGCTCAACCTTCATTGGGTAGTTCATACACTGGTCATAACTATGCAAGTTTGTGTAGAGCTTACGG GTCGAAACCTGTTGTGAGTGACATTCTTGGTACTGGTTTGGGCACTAACAACACTAGCAATGCCAttagagaggagagagag CAGTCAAAAGCTACTGAAACTGCAATCGTTGGAGCTCAATTGACTCGATCTTTCCGAGCTCTTGATGTGGGATCATCGAAACGCTTGTTCTCTACAATCTCAGCGGATATAAAGGCAACACACGAGGAACCGAAAATCAAAAGCTTTCGGCCTTTATCTCCTCACCTTCCCGTTTACCAGCCTCAGATGAACTCCATGTTATCGATCTTCAACAGAATCTCAGGGGTTTACTTAACTGGAGTCACTTTCGCTGGCTACCTTCTCTACCTGAAAATGGGTATGATTTGCCTCACCTACCCAAGTTTCTACCAAGTCCTTTACCATACACAACAGCAACTTCCAATCATCACCTCGGTTACTGCATTAGCTGCGATTTACCATACTATCAAGAGTACTCACTCACTCTTGACCCATTAA
- the LOC104708159 gene encoding succinate dehydrogenase subunit 3-1, mitochondrial isoform X3: MLNLHWVVHTLVITMQVCVELTGWSKPVVSDILGTGLGTNNTSNAIREEREQSKATETAIVGAQLTRSFRALDVGSSKRLFSTISADIKATHEEPKIKSFRPLSPHLPVYQPQMNSMLSIFNRISGVYLTGVTFAGYLLYLKMGMICLTYPSFYQVLYHTQQQLPIITSVTALAAIYHTIKSTHSLLTH; the protein is encoded by the exons ATGCTCAACCTTCATTGGGTAGTTCATACACTGGTCATAACTATGCAAGTTTGTGTAGAGCTTACGGGTTG GTCGAAACCTGTTGTGAGTGACATTCTTGGTACTGGTTTGGGCACTAACAACACTAGCAATGCCAttagagaggagagagag CAGTCAAAAGCTACTGAAACTGCAATCGTTGGAGCTCAATTGACTCGATCTTTCCGAGCTCTTGATGTGGGATCATCGAAACGCTTGTTCTCTACAATCTCAGCGGATATAAAGGCAACACACGAGGAACCGAAAATCAAAAGCTTTCGGCCTTTATCTCCTCACCTTCCCGTTTACCAGCCTCAGATGAACTCCATGTTATCGATCTTCAACAGAATCTCAGGGGTTTACTTAACTGGAGTCACTTTCGCTGGCTACCTTCTCTACCTGAAAATGGGTATGATTTGCCTCACCTACCCAAGTTTCTACCAAGTCCTTTACCATACACAACAGCAACTTCCAATCATCACCTCGGTTACTGCATTAGCTGCGATTTACCATACTATCAAGAGTACTCACTCACTCTTGACCCATTAA